One Thermococcus eurythermalis DNA segment encodes these proteins:
- a CDS encoding CBS domain-containing protein: MEQVKTFENNKATKAKKVKIIHSKRRMIQLQRKEELSHNIRYISKVPVRLVMDREFLTLHPEDPLSKLVQSLRDEESSAVIVDNEGKLLGFVTMKDILRFFEPPKRYSIVGVGLLKKYSINRASRVGDIMVRRPVTIHVNDNLGRAIGIMLETGKHHLPVVDDENRVHGVLEVKDIIRLIRIVSS, translated from the coding sequence ATGGAGCAAGTAAAGACCTTTGAGAATAACAAAGCTACAAAGGCCAAGAAAGTGAAGATAATCCACAGCAAGCGCAGAATGATACAGCTCCAGCGCAAGGAGGAGCTCAGCCACAACATCCGCTACATCTCCAAGGTTCCCGTCAGGCTGGTCATGGACAGGGAGTTCCTGACGCTTCACCCTGAAGACCCCCTATCAAAGCTCGTGCAGAGCCTCAGGGACGAGGAAAGCTCCGCTGTCATCGTTGATAATGAGGGCAAGCTCCTTGGCTTCGTCACCATGAAGGACATTCTCCGCTTCTTCGAGCCCCCCAAGAGGTACTCCATAGTCGGTGTCGGCCTGCTGAAGAAGTATTCCATTAACCGTGCCTCCCGTGTGGGGGACATAATGGTTCGCAGGCCCGTAACCATCCACGTCAATGACAACCTCGGTCGGGCGATAGGGATAATGCTCGAAACGGGAAAGCACCACCTCCCGGTTGTTGACGATGAAAACCGCGTCCACGGCGTCCTTGAGGTCAAGGACATAATCCGTCTGATTCGCATAGTCTCCTCGTGA
- a CDS encoding cation:proton antiporter: MDVFLELALILVVAKLFGYLTVRFGFPAALGQLIGGILIGPSLLNLVAYDEGIKLIAELGVVMLLFLAGLETDIEEFKNVGVPAFIVAVLGVIIPFILGYVSALAWGYSHLQALFLGGILTATSVGLTTSILMEMKKLRTRVGTTILAAAVVDDVLGIIILTVLVAMNTKGSVYPVDVLIILGEVVLFFILGLLLGSPAVKEALRASERINLPETVTAFAIAIMLIFAYIAERFQLAGITGAYLAGLIVAGSAEAREITSKTLTIGYSLFIPVFLVSIGIETNVHVLAHVGAFAGLYAVMAIVGKIIGCGIGGVLTGFKAREALQVGVGMVPRMEVALIMANIGLREGVFDRGTFSIPVSMVIITTLVTPFLLKWAFSRE, from the coding sequence ATGGACGTGTTCCTGGAGCTGGCGCTGATACTCGTAGTTGCAAAGCTGTTCGGCTACCTCACAGTTCGCTTTGGGTTTCCTGCGGCCCTCGGCCAGCTGATTGGTGGCATTTTAATAGGTCCGTCACTGTTAAACTTGGTGGCATATGATGAAGGAATTAAACTAATCGCTGAGCTCGGCGTCGTCATGCTGCTTTTCCTGGCAGGCCTCGAAACCGACATCGAGGAGTTCAAAAACGTCGGTGTTCCCGCCTTCATAGTGGCAGTTCTTGGCGTTATAATCCCATTTATTCTTGGGTACGTCAGTGCCCTTGCATGGGGGTATTCCCACCTCCAGGCACTATTCTTGGGTGGAATTCTGACTGCCACGAGCGTCGGTCTGACAACGAGCATCCTTATGGAGATGAAAAAGCTCCGTACAAGGGTCGGCACAACGATTCTCGCGGCTGCCGTCGTTGACGACGTCCTTGGTATCATAATTTTAACGGTTCTCGTCGCCATGAACACAAAGGGGAGCGTTTATCCCGTGGACGTCCTTATAATCCTCGGTGAAGTTGTCCTCTTTTTCATCCTTGGTCTCCTCCTTGGCAGTCCCGCGGTAAAGGAAGCCCTGAGGGCGTCTGAGAGAATAAACCTGCCGGAGACGGTAACGGCCTTTGCAATAGCCATAATGCTCATTTTTGCCTACATCGCCGAGCGGTTCCAGCTGGCGGGCATAACGGGCGCTTACCTTGCCGGCCTCATTGTGGCGGGCAGTGCCGAGGCGAGAGAAATCACCAGCAAGACCCTGACCATCGGCTACTCGCTATTTATACCAGTCTTTCTCGTCAGCATAGGCATTGAGACCAACGTCCACGTCTTGGCCCACGTAGGGGCCTTTGCAGGACTCTACGCGGTTATGGCGATAGTTGGAAAAATTATCGGCTGTGGAATTGGTGGAGTGCTCACAGGGTTTAAGGCTCGGGAAGCCCTTCAGGTTGGGGTTGGCATGGTTCCGAGAATGGAGGTGGCCCTTATAATGGCCAACATAGGCCTCCGGGAGGGCGTCTTTGACAGGGGGACGTTCTCGATACCCGTCAGCATGGTGATAATAACGACGCTGGTTACTCCTTTCCTCCTGAAGTGGGCCTTTTCGAGGGAATAG
- a CDS encoding cation:proton antiporter — MEILLLIAVMLATAKLMGYIFERFGQPVVLGQIFGGLLIGIFFETNEVISQFANLGVLLLLFIAGLESELEEFKRVGKQSVVVAGVGVLVSFLLGFAVAYFFVPLHEAVLYGAMMTPTSVSITVKVLMELRKLNTREGTTILAAAVVDDILGILVLTVAISIIKGGSVDYSSLLEVIISVSLLLFFFLYFGPGLADGAFRFISRIDLPESETAFALVFLIVFAYLAEHLNLASILGAYLTGLALGQSSKKKAIMDHMNVLGYSLFIPLFFVEVGMRIELGYIPHAGLFAVLYTIMAIVSKIVGCGLGARLAGFDWASSLRIGVGMVPRMGVELAMLAVAMSSGVIGSDALTVAILMVFVTTVITPPLLKTVFSAGH, encoded by the coding sequence ATGGAGATACTCCTCCTGATAGCGGTAATGCTTGCAACGGCGAAGCTGATGGGCTATATCTTCGAAAGGTTTGGCCAGCCTGTGGTTCTGGGCCAGATATTTGGGGGCCTGTTGATTGGCATATTCTTCGAGACGAACGAGGTTATAAGCCAGTTTGCCAACCTTGGAGTCCTGTTGCTCCTCTTCATAGCGGGCCTTGAGAGCGAGCTGGAGGAGTTCAAGCGCGTCGGGAAGCAGAGCGTTGTAGTTGCAGGGGTAGGTGTTCTCGTTTCTTTTCTCCTCGGCTTTGCCGTCGCTTACTTTTTCGTCCCCCTCCACGAGGCCGTCCTCTACGGCGCCATGATGACGCCGACGAGCGTGAGCATAACGGTGAAGGTATTAATGGAGCTCAGAAAGCTCAACACGCGCGAGGGGACGACGATTCTCGCGGCTGCCGTCGTTGACGATATCCTTGGAATTCTCGTACTCACGGTGGCAATCTCGATTATAAAGGGCGGGAGCGTTGACTACTCCAGCCTCCTTGAGGTCATTATCTCTGTTTCATTGCTCCTCTTTTTCTTCCTCTACTTCGGGCCCGGCCTCGCGGACGGGGCTTTTCGCTTTATCTCGCGCATAGACCTTCCTGAGAGCGAGACTGCCTTTGCCCTGGTCTTCCTTATCGTCTTCGCATACTTGGCCGAGCACCTGAACCTCGCTTCAATACTTGGAGCGTACCTCACGGGCCTCGCACTCGGCCAGAGCTCCAAGAAGAAGGCGATAATGGACCATATGAACGTCCTCGGCTACTCCCTCTTCATTCCACTGTTCTTTGTTGAGGTGGGCATGAGAATAGAGCTTGGCTACATACCTCACGCTGGCCTCTTCGCCGTCCTGTACACCATCATGGCCATAGTGAGCAAAATAGTTGGATGTGGCCTCGGTGCAAGGCTTGCCGGCTTTGACTGGGCGTCCTCTCTCAGAATCGGTGTTGGAATGGTTCCCAGAATGGGCGTCGAGCTGGCGATGCTCGCCGTTGCGATGTCGAGCGGTGTAATCGGTTCGGACGCACTAACCGTGGCCATTCTCATGGTGTTCGTGACGACGGTGATAACGCCGCCCCTGCTTAAGACTGTGTTTTCCGCGGGACACTGA
- a CDS encoding IS1/IS1595 family N-terminal zinc-binding domain-containing protein, producing MKQSRWCGFDLACPDCGSRDVVRIGYLDRGSFRVQRFQCKRCGRTFTELEDTPFKGVHDPKALVAVAYLRLRAGLKESAIAKLLGMSYPSVKRLSIRAYKHRKFLERVLDVLLKARS from the coding sequence TTGAAGCAGTCAAGGTGGTGCGGCTTCGACCTCGCATGCCCTGATTGCGGTTCAAGAGATGTCGTCAGGATAGGCTATTTGGACAGGGGTAGCTTCAGGGTTCAGCGCTTTCAGTGCAAGCGCTGTGGCAGAACATTCACGGAACTCGAAGACACGCCCTTTAAGGGGGTTCATGACCCAAAAGCCCTTGTGGCGGTGGCGTATCTCCGCCTCAGAGCTGGCTTGAAGGAGTCTGCCATAGCCAAATTGCTGGGGATGTCGTATCCCTCTGTTAAAAGACTATCAATAAGAGCGTACAAGCACAGGAAGTTCTTGGAGCGGGTGCTGGACGTGTTACTAAAGGCTCGTTCGTAA